Proteins co-encoded in one Brachyspira sp. SAP_772 genomic window:
- a CDS encoding beta-1,6-N-acetylglucosaminyltransferase, producing the protein MSRICFIIIAHKNYNQTMRLINHLKTDFDLYVHIDKKSKLNIKSFDNVYIYKKYSIYYGGFSQITTTLYLMKEAFKNNYDRYIFISAQDIPLKTNKEINEFFKNKINKEFISYQDVEADENMYKEMC; encoded by the coding sequence ATGAGTAGGATTTGTTTTATTATTATAGCACATAAAAATTATAATCAGACTATGAGATTAATTAATCATCTTAAAACCGATTTTGATTTGTATGTGCATATAGATAAAAAAAGCAAATTAAACATAAAAAGTTTTGATAATGTTTATATATACAAAAAATATAGTATTTATTATGGAGGATTTAGTCAGATAACTACTACTTTATATTTAATGAAAGAGGCTTTTAAGAATAATTATGACAGATATATTTTTATAAGTGCTCAGGATATACCTTTAAAAACTAATAAAGAAATAAATGAGTTTTTTAAAAATAAAATAAATAAAGAGTTTATCTCATATCAAGATGTTGAAGCTGATGAAAACATGTATAAAGAGATGTGC